In Liolophura sinensis isolate JHLJ2023 chromosome 2, CUHK_Ljap_v2, whole genome shotgun sequence, a genomic segment contains:
- the LOC135462824 gene encoding EGF-like domain-containing protein 2, with protein sequence MMFREVLLLLAMVLFVEGQRAYDCRRSGTLCEGTCLTTGNNAGNCQCGLGRIGYDCSIQGTLRTAGTCNNQNCVGTNQICYNNGGPSDLCACTAGFTGLGCDTERVSTTCDVSTMSVTIIPLPGANFNGKIFVKNQGNVAQCQFSNPTPPSTSFTQTFNLNSCGITSTVQANSGNTIYAVRVVVQYSTLYETIYDEEHVANCIHTTDGQVQGVIGVQPAASRPGQVVTGTTTVTHMEIIRASSGAEMAATETAIVGEDLELRLVLDSTQYQSLFATSCTAYSSTNTANRASKVLVTGGCIGLDALNVVRPPMTRNQTVITIPIDAFKFDNSQDLVFQCDLLVCRAGDNRCNPVSTCGPVGTGFGRKKRQAGNETEVETVQSGVRVFSFTNIELTSCPASTFESCVQSVPFLTVTIIFGVLLLVALIASAFLCFRFTRSEARPEGKTESAYYNKGISTA encoded by the exons ATGATGTTCCGCGAGGTACTACTTTTACTGGCGATGGTGCTGTTCGTTG AGGGACAACGTGCCTACGACTGTCGGCGGAGTGGAACCTTGTGCGAGGGCACCTGCTTGACCACTGGTAACAACGCCGGCAACTGCCAATGTGGCCTAGGAAGAATTGGGTACGACTGTTCCATTCAAG GAACACTCCGAACGGCCGGAACTTGTAACAACCAAAACTGTGTGGGTACTAACCAAATATGTTACAACAATGGTGGACCGAGTGACCTGTGTGCCTGTACTGCTGGATTCACGGGCCTAGGCTGCGACACAGAGAGAG TTTCGACCACATGCGACGTGAGTACAATGTCCGTAACCATCATCCCTCTGCCAGGAGCCAACTTTAACGGAAAGATCTTTGTCAAGAATCAAGGGAACGTGGCGCAGTGTCAGTTCTCCAACCCTACCCCTCCCTCGACCTCTTTTACCCAGACCTTCAATCTGAATTCCTGCGGAATAACATCTACCGTCCAGGCAAAC AGCGGTAACACGATATACGCGGTGAGAGTTGTTGTGCAGTACAGTACCTTGTACGAAACAATTTACGACGAGGAACATGTAGCCAACTGTATCCATACTACGGACGGACAAGTACAGGGGGTTATCGGGGTCCA GCCTGCCGCTTCCCGCCCGGGTCAGGTCGTAACCGGTACGACAACAGTGACCCACATGGAGATCATCCGAGCGTCCTCGGGGGCTGAGATGGCCGCAACAGAGACGGCTATCGTTGGCGAGGACTTGGAGCTGCGGCTTGTCCTCGATTCCACGC AATACCAGTCTCTTTTTGCCACTTCTTGTACCGCGTATAGTTCAACAAACACAGCCAACCGTGCGTCTAAGGTTTTGGTAACCGGTGG CTGTATCGGTCTGGATGCTCTGAACGTTGTTCGCCCACCGATGACTAGGAACCAGACCGTCATCACAATTCCCATCGACGCCTTCAAGTTCGACAACTCACAAGACCTCGTGTTCCAGTGTGACCTGCTCGTGTGTAGAGCAGGCGACAACAGATGTAACCCA GTGTCAACCTGCGGGCCAGTTGGTACTGGCTTCGGACGTAAGAAGCGTCAGGCAGGCAACGAGACCGAGGTGGAAACCGTCCAATCCGGCGTCAGGGTGTTCTCCTTCACTA ACATTGAGCTTACTTCGTGCCCCGCCAGCACTTTTGAATCTTGCGTTCAAAGCGTCCCATTCCTGACTGTCACCATCATCTTCGGTGTCCTGCTCTTGGTGGCTTTGATCGCCTCCGCCTTCCTCTGCTTCCGCTTTACCCGAAGTGAGGCCAGACCGGAAGGGAAGACAGAGTCTGCGTACTACAACAAGGGCATAAGCACTGCATAA